A genome region from Maylandia zebra isolate NMK-2024a linkage group LG6, Mzebra_GT3a, whole genome shotgun sequence includes the following:
- the fam193a gene encoding protein FAM193A isoform X1, whose amino-acid sequence MSPTDAKRGAKRRKNKRGGGSSCSAVCNTSGGKAGVASALGCEGTAAPASVVGFLTPGSAGSGNIGSITGINDEVKVNSGVTPQFTEGPVNADFSGVLQTPFTFGLNQRAPYTAGDRCLLCRCERKDTVVPSEASISGQNGTAQPAKTPSALQLPLWVCSDCRRTVEKEDRHTTLEQSLGSQDFLLHMPVGNGNLGQEAATGDRLTTAAPTLPMLPAPDLTTPMPADTVCSCEACNERREISAESERESQQLQNHWSELRYLVRYIYRQTGTPLADDHDQPLERDKEGMKELVDRLCEKDPYQLYQRLEQQAREYVLEMKVRLLKHLSAGSKNTGPPGTIAAAQGPPQAHQFISLLLEEYNALCQAARTISSFLLTLENEHLQKFQVTWELHNKHLFENLVFSEPILHSSLPALIAQLRHGTASHDSYSEDTYRTLLESYQQLQQEMASVAAQWQDCEKRIDDYVDEQMLFKVEGQNITNQRTEPHKSLISKNTLKTKQGMLKEDWEFFKQRRFIEEQLPNSKKSPTGDNNFTDTMRMLSSRLSIPDCPNCNYRRRCTCDDCSLSHILTCGIMDSPIAEDLHIKLPMQGDPPRDFLAGVHPPSLSSGSSASGSNSSSPITIQQHPRLILPEGDTNTFISDDDEVPPLSSKFGDMYPMSGYEDNSMVTAAVNGLHNDINGEGENVALKTGSPRITSSSSSSEGDEEEANSEGGGEPPGQQEQLSSGKTNSPPPSYNHQQAEQVQHACECHVCNQDPSSSTLGPATCLPPSRLHAAPPPPAVGHQFFTDSKTPPAHPALHLYPHIHGHLPLHNFSRPLLHPTLYPPSPPLTHNKPLPPNPISNHSAAKQPAFSASLPEHVYQNCFGGAGSAGDWNSSLQCLSLKFENLWDAAVMKSWNPSVLLPESLPGDMLGPPLADVPLPPTSSICPQGEHASLPTPLPPSSSSSLSSSLSSSSSSSCSSSEAKEQKKTGGKKKCLYNFQDAFMETNRVVMATSASTSSVSCTATTVQSSNNPPIHLASKRPNSLDDVFHNLGKEDHRQPTPTTPRNGSTGLTSLPPLSGPPLPPAPTAHLPIIGSQPFPKMATPAPDFADSHQGHCLPPTEPLATSMDGPISAPPSVCSDPDCEGHRCEGNGGYEHPPYDGEESQDEDSCSEHSSSTSTSTNQKEGKYCDCCYCEFFGHGGPPAAPTSRNYAEMREKLRLRLTKRKEEQPKREEQQPVIERDGGVEDHRRVEDLLQFINSADSKPASSSKAAKRARHKQKKMEEKARLEAEAREREEQQLLEEQQRRQRQEEEEALQKELLRLQELQQHRAAKKKKKEKAKENTAPPHNNPQPLKQTAQNVLDNLQNGKSQLLQTLIRLPDQKEPRFDSLPRPHLQHSPNCAAEKGFTAETNIPNSPPDLLNGTSSLLEVSSKSKGKQSAKVPTSEAAVKKAPELPKSSDAPVKLANGATTTTDTKAMRTRPVEALAPLPTSEPQREERSNNRSASGKRQQHQPLAQTKEDRISPPVSNPSPSPPPTSQSEQTQQNGKPPTAESPQPKGKTKKSKKKKADKMNSSIDDVFLPKDIDLDSTEMDETEREVEYFKRFCLDSARQTRQRLSINWSNFSLKKATFAAH is encoded by the exons ATGAGTCCAACCGATGCTAAACGGGGGGCTAAACGCAGGAAGAACAAGCGGGGCGGTGGCAGTAGCTGCAGTGCTGTCTGCAATACCAGCGGTGGCAAGGCCGGGGTTGCTTCGGCCCTGGGCTGTGAGGGAACAGCAGCACCTGCCTCTGTCGTCGGCTTTTTGACACCTGGCAGTGCAGGCAGCGGGAATATAGGATCCATCACGGGCATAAACGACGAG GTCAAAGTGAACAGCGGCGTTACACCACAGTTTACAGAAGGACCGGTGAATGCTGACTTCTCTGGAGTCCTTCAG ACCCCATTCACATTTGGCCTGAACCAGCGAGCGCCCTACACTGCTGGTGATCGCTGCCTCTTGTGTCGATGTGAGCGTAAAGACACTGTCGTGCCTTCAGAGGCAAGCATCTCAGGCCAGAACGGTACGGCACAGCCTGCCAAGACTCCCAGTGCTCTACAGCTGCCTCTGTGGGTGTGCTCTGACTGCAGGCGCACAGTGGAGAAGGAGGACCGACATACTACTCTAGAGCAGTCTTTAGGG AGTCAGGACTTTCTTTTGCACATGCCTGTGGGTAATGGAAACTTGGGCCAGGAGGCAGCCACAGGGGACAGACTGACCACTGCTGCGCCTACTCTACCCATGCTTCCTGCCCCGGACCTCACCACGCCGATGCCTGCTGATACAGTGTGCAGCTGCGAAGCTTGCAACGAGAGGCG GGAGATCTCTGCCGAGTCGGAGAGGGAGTCGCAGCAGCTGCAGAACCACTGGTCGGAGCTTCGCTACCTGGTGCGCTACATCTACAGACAGACGGGAACGCCACTTGCAGATGACCACGACCAGCCTCTAGAGAGAGACAAGGAGGGCATGAAGGAGCTGGTGGACAG ACTCTGTGAAAAGGATCCCTATCAGCTCTACCAGCGGTTGGAGCAGCAGGCTCGGGAATACGTCTTGGAAATGAAAGTGCGTCTATTGAAGCACCTTTCTGCAGGTTCCAAGAACACGGGACCACCTGGGACCATAGCTGCAGCCCAAGGTCCTCCTCAAGCCCACCAGTTCATCTCACTTTTGCTGGAGGAATACAACGCCCTCTGTCAAGCTGCACGAACCATCAGCAGCTTCCTGCTCACCCTG GAAAATGAGCACCTCCAGAAATTTCAGGTGACCTGGGAGCTGCACAACAAACACCTTTTCGAGAATCTGGTTTTCTCCGAACCGATCTTACACAGCAGTTTACCGGCACTCATTGCACAGCTTAG GCATGGCACAGCTTCCCATGATTCATACAGTGAAGATACGTACAGGACGTTATTAGAGAGCTACCAGCAACTGCAGCAGGAGATGGCTTCAGTGGCCGCTCAGTGGCAGGATTGTGAGAAGAGGATTGATGACTATGTGGATGAACAG ATGCTTTTTAAGGTGGAGGGTCAGAATATTACCAACCAAAGAACAGAGCCACACAAGTCTTTAATTAGCAAAAAT ACTTTAAAGACAAAGCAGGGAATGCTGAAAGAGGACTGGGAATTCTTTAAGCAAAGAAGGTTTATAGAAGAACAG ttaCCCAACAGTAAGAAATCCCCCACCGGAGATAACAACTTCACAGACACAATGAGAATGCTGTCATCTCGTCTGAGTATTCCAGACTGTCCAAACTGCAATTACAGAAGAAG GTGCACATGTGACGACTGTAGCCTCTCTCACATCCTAACGTGTGGCATAATGGACTCTCCTATCGCTGAAGACCTCCACATCAAACTACCCATGCAAGGGGATCCTCCCCGGGACTTCTTGGCAGGGGTGCACCCTCCTAGCCTCTCTTCCGGCAGTTCAGCATCCGGCTCCAACTCCAGTTCTCCCATCACCATCCAGCAGCATCCGAGACTCATTCTGCCTGAAGGAGACACCAACACTTT CATTAGCGATGATGACGAAGTGCCTCCATTGTCCAGTAAGTTTGGGGACATGTACCCTATGAGTGGTTATGAGGACAACAGTATGGTGACTGCTGCTGTGAACGGTCTTCATAACGACATCAACGGGGAAGGTGAAAACGTGGCGCTAAAGACAGGG TCTCCTCGCattaccagcagcagcagctcatcgGAGGGTGACGAGGAGGAAGCTAATAGCGAGGGTGGTGGGGAGCCCCCAGGGCAGCAGGAACAGCTTTCCTCAGGAAAGACCAATAGTCCTCCACCCTCCTACAACCACCAGCAG GCAGAGCAGGTCCAGCATGCCTGCGAGTGCCACGTGTGCAACCAGGACCCCAGCTCTTCCACCCTGGGCCCCGCCACGTGTTTGCCCCCTAGTCGGCTCCACGCTGCGCCTCCTCCCCCCGCTGTTGGACACCAATTCTTCACAGACAGCAAGACCCCCCCTGCACACCCCGCCCTCCACTTGTACCCACACATCCACGGCCACTTGCCCCTACACAACTTCTCCCGGCCCCTCCTGCACCCCACACTCTACCCACCAAGCCCACCTCTCACACACAACAAG CCTCTGCCCCCCAACCCTATATCAAACCACTCGGCGGCCAAGCAGCCAGCCTTCAGTGCGTCTTTACCAGAGCATGTATACCAGAACTGCTTCGGCGGTGCGGGCAGTGCAGGTGACTGGAACAGCTCTCTGCAGTGCCTCTCGCTCAAGTTTGAGAATTTATGGGACGCTGCTGTGATGAAGAGCTGGAATCCGTCTGTGCTGTTGCCCGAATCGCTTCCAG GTGATATGCTTGGACCACCACTTGCTGATGTCCCCCTCCCTCCAACATCATCTATTTGCCCCCAAGGGGAACATGCCTCACTGCCCACGCCTCTGCCCCCTTCCTCGTCTTCTTCCTTGTCATCATCTTTGTCGTCATCCTCCTCGTCCTCATGCTCCTCTTCAGAAGCCAAAGAGCAGAAGAAGACCGGCGGCAAGAAGAAGTGTCTCTACAATTTCCAGGATGCCTTCATGGAGACGAATCGAGTGGTGATGGCTACCTCCGCCTCCACGTCCTCAGTGTCCTGCACTGCTACCACTGTCCAGTCAAGTAATAACCCACCCATCCACCTAGCATCTAAAAGACCCAACTCTTTAG ATGACGTATTTCACAATCTAGGTAAAGAGGACCACAGGCAACCCACTCCAACCACCCctagaaatggctccacaggacttacctccctccctcctctctcgGGGCCCCCGCTCCCTCCAGCACCCACTGCGCACCTTCCGATAATAGGATCACAACCCTTCCCAAAAATGGCCACTCCAGCTCCAGACTTTGCAGACTCCCACCAGGGTCATTGCCTCCCACCCACAGAACCTCTGGCCACCTCAATGGATGGGCCCATCAGTGCCCCACCCAGCGTCTGCAG TGATCCTGACTGTGAAGGCCATCGCTGTGAAGGGAATGGGGGGTACGAGCATCCGCCATATGATGGAGAGGAGAGTCAGGACGAGGACAGCTGCTCGGAGCACAGCTCTTCCACCTCCACATCCACCAACCAGAAAGAAGGAAAGTACTGTGACTGCTGCTACTGCGAATTCTTCGGACATGGCGGG CCCCCAGCTGCTCCTACCAGTCGAAACTATGCAGAAATGAGGGAGAAGCTTCGCTTACGTCTGACAAAACGCAAAGAGGAACAGCCGAAACGCGAGGAACAGCAGCCGGTGATAGAAAGAGATGGAGGGGTGGAGGACCACAGGCGGGTGGAGGACCTGTTGCAGTTTATCAACAGTGCTGATAGTAAACCCGCTTCCAGTTCTAAGGCAGCAAAACGAGCAAGGCACAAACAAAAGAAG ATGGAAGAGAAGGCCCGTCTGGAGGCGGAGGCCCGCGAAAGGgaggagcagcagttgttggaGGAACAGCAACGGCGACAGAggcaggaagaggaagaagcgCTTCAAAAAGAACTGCTCCGACTGCAGGAGCTGCAGCAACATCGCGctgccaaaaagaaaaagaaagagaaagcaaaGGAAAATACCGCTCCCCCTCACAACAATCCACAGCCCCTTAAACAGACAGCTCAGAACGTCTTAGATAATCTTCAGAATGGAaagtcacagctgcttcaaacTCTCATCCGCCTCCCTGACCAGAAGGAACCCAGATTTGACTCACTACCCCGGCCCCATTTACAGCACAGCCCAAACTGCGCTGCTGAAAAGGGGTTTACCGCTGAGACCAACATCCCCAATTCTCCACCTGACCTCCTCAACGGCACCTCCTCTCTACTCGAGGTCAGCAGTAAATCTAAGGGTAAGCAGTCCGCTAAAGTGCCCACCTCTGAGGCTGCTGTAAAGAAAGCCCCAGAGTTACCCAAGAGCTCCGATGCGCCTGTAAAGCTCGCTAATGGCGCTACCACTACAACAGACACCAAAGCAATGCGAACTAGGCCCGTTGAAGCCCTCGCTCCTCTCCCAACCAGTGAACCCCAGAGGGAGGAAAGGAGCAATAACAGAAGTGCCAGCGGTAAAAGGCAGCAACACCAACCTCTAGCCCAAacaaaggaagacaggataagcCCCCCTGTGTCAAACCCCTCTCCGTCTCCCCCTCCAACCTCCCAGTCCGAACAGACCCAGCAGAACGGCAAACCTCCGACCGCAGAGTCCCCACAGCCCAAAGGCAAGACCAAGAAgagcaagaagaagaaggcggACAAGATGAACAGCTCGATAG atgaTGTATTCCTGCCCAAAGACATCGACCTGGATAGCACTGAAATGGATGAAACGGAGAGGGAGGTGGAGTACTTCAAAAG ATTTTGCTTAGACTCTGCCCGGCAGACCCGTCAACGGCTATCCATCAACTGGTCAAACTTTAGCTTGAAGAAAGCTACGTTTGCTGCACATTGA
- the fam193a gene encoding protein FAM193A isoform X2, with protein MSPTDAKRGAKRRKNKRGGGSSCSAVCNTSGGKAGVASALGCEGTAAPASVVGFLTPGSAGSGNIGSITGINDEVKVNSGVTPQFTEGPVNADFSGVLQTPFTFGLNQRAPYTAGDRCLLCRCERKDTVVPSEASISGQNGTAQPAKTPSALQLPLWVCSDCRRTVEKEDRHTTLEQSLGSQDFLLHMPVGNGNLGQEAATGDRLTTAAPTLPMLPAPDLTTPMPADTVCSCEACNERREISAESERESQQLQNHWSELRYLVRYIYRQTGTPLADDHDQPLERDKEGMKELVDRLCEKDPYQLYQRLEQQAREYVLEMKVRLLKHLSAGSKNTGPPGTIAAAQGPPQAHQFISLLLEEYNALCQAARTISSFLLTLENEHLQKFQVTWELHNKHLFENLVFSEPILHSSLPALIAQLRHGTASHDSYSEDTYRTLLESYQQLQQEMASVAAQWQDCEKRIDDYVDEQMLFKVEGQNITNQRTEPHKSLISKNTLKTKQGMLKEDWEFFKQRRFIEEQLPNSKKSPTGDNNFTDTMRMLSSRLSIPDCPNCNYRRRCTCDDCSLSHILTCGIMDSPIAEDLHIKLPMQGDPPRDFLAGVHPPSLSSGSSASGSNSSSPITIQQHPRLILPEGDTNTFISDDDEVPPLSSKFGDMYPMSGYEDNSMVTAAVNGLHNDINGEGENVALKTGSPRITSSSSSSEGDEEEANSEGGGEPPGQQEQLSSGKTNSPPPSYNHQQAEQVQHACECHVCNQDPSSSTLGPATCLPPSRLHAAPPPPAVGHQFFTDSKTPPAHPALHLYPHIHGHLPLHNFSRPLLHPTLYPPSPPLTHNKPLPPNPISNHSAAKQPAFSASLPEHVYQNCFGGAGSAGDWNSSLQCLSLKFENLWDAAVMKSWNPSVLLPESLPGDMLGPPLADVPLPPTSSICPQGEHASLPTPLPPSSSSSLSSSLSSSSSSSCSSSEAKEQKKTGGKKKCLYNFQDAFMETNRVVMATSASTSSVSCTATTVQSNDVFHNLGKEDHRQPTPTTPRNGSTGLTSLPPLSGPPLPPAPTAHLPIIGSQPFPKMATPAPDFADSHQGHCLPPTEPLATSMDGPISAPPSVCSDPDCEGHRCEGNGGYEHPPYDGEESQDEDSCSEHSSSTSTSTNQKEGKYCDCCYCEFFGHGGPPAAPTSRNYAEMREKLRLRLTKRKEEQPKREEQQPVIERDGGVEDHRRVEDLLQFINSADSKPASSSKAAKRARHKQKKMEEKARLEAEAREREEQQLLEEQQRRQRQEEEEALQKELLRLQELQQHRAAKKKKKEKAKENTAPPHNNPQPLKQTAQNVLDNLQNGKSQLLQTLIRLPDQKEPRFDSLPRPHLQHSPNCAAEKGFTAETNIPNSPPDLLNGTSSLLEVSSKSKGKQSAKVPTSEAAVKKAPELPKSSDAPVKLANGATTTTDTKAMRTRPVEALAPLPTSEPQREERSNNRSASGKRQQHQPLAQTKEDRISPPVSNPSPSPPPTSQSEQTQQNGKPPTAESPQPKGKTKKSKKKKADKMNSSIDDVFLPKDIDLDSTEMDETEREVEYFKRFCLDSARQTRQRLSINWSNFSLKKATFAAH; from the exons ATGAGTCCAACCGATGCTAAACGGGGGGCTAAACGCAGGAAGAACAAGCGGGGCGGTGGCAGTAGCTGCAGTGCTGTCTGCAATACCAGCGGTGGCAAGGCCGGGGTTGCTTCGGCCCTGGGCTGTGAGGGAACAGCAGCACCTGCCTCTGTCGTCGGCTTTTTGACACCTGGCAGTGCAGGCAGCGGGAATATAGGATCCATCACGGGCATAAACGACGAG GTCAAAGTGAACAGCGGCGTTACACCACAGTTTACAGAAGGACCGGTGAATGCTGACTTCTCTGGAGTCCTTCAG ACCCCATTCACATTTGGCCTGAACCAGCGAGCGCCCTACACTGCTGGTGATCGCTGCCTCTTGTGTCGATGTGAGCGTAAAGACACTGTCGTGCCTTCAGAGGCAAGCATCTCAGGCCAGAACGGTACGGCACAGCCTGCCAAGACTCCCAGTGCTCTACAGCTGCCTCTGTGGGTGTGCTCTGACTGCAGGCGCACAGTGGAGAAGGAGGACCGACATACTACTCTAGAGCAGTCTTTAGGG AGTCAGGACTTTCTTTTGCACATGCCTGTGGGTAATGGAAACTTGGGCCAGGAGGCAGCCACAGGGGACAGACTGACCACTGCTGCGCCTACTCTACCCATGCTTCCTGCCCCGGACCTCACCACGCCGATGCCTGCTGATACAGTGTGCAGCTGCGAAGCTTGCAACGAGAGGCG GGAGATCTCTGCCGAGTCGGAGAGGGAGTCGCAGCAGCTGCAGAACCACTGGTCGGAGCTTCGCTACCTGGTGCGCTACATCTACAGACAGACGGGAACGCCACTTGCAGATGACCACGACCAGCCTCTAGAGAGAGACAAGGAGGGCATGAAGGAGCTGGTGGACAG ACTCTGTGAAAAGGATCCCTATCAGCTCTACCAGCGGTTGGAGCAGCAGGCTCGGGAATACGTCTTGGAAATGAAAGTGCGTCTATTGAAGCACCTTTCTGCAGGTTCCAAGAACACGGGACCACCTGGGACCATAGCTGCAGCCCAAGGTCCTCCTCAAGCCCACCAGTTCATCTCACTTTTGCTGGAGGAATACAACGCCCTCTGTCAAGCTGCACGAACCATCAGCAGCTTCCTGCTCACCCTG GAAAATGAGCACCTCCAGAAATTTCAGGTGACCTGGGAGCTGCACAACAAACACCTTTTCGAGAATCTGGTTTTCTCCGAACCGATCTTACACAGCAGTTTACCGGCACTCATTGCACAGCTTAG GCATGGCACAGCTTCCCATGATTCATACAGTGAAGATACGTACAGGACGTTATTAGAGAGCTACCAGCAACTGCAGCAGGAGATGGCTTCAGTGGCCGCTCAGTGGCAGGATTGTGAGAAGAGGATTGATGACTATGTGGATGAACAG ATGCTTTTTAAGGTGGAGGGTCAGAATATTACCAACCAAAGAACAGAGCCACACAAGTCTTTAATTAGCAAAAAT ACTTTAAAGACAAAGCAGGGAATGCTGAAAGAGGACTGGGAATTCTTTAAGCAAAGAAGGTTTATAGAAGAACAG ttaCCCAACAGTAAGAAATCCCCCACCGGAGATAACAACTTCACAGACACAATGAGAATGCTGTCATCTCGTCTGAGTATTCCAGACTGTCCAAACTGCAATTACAGAAGAAG GTGCACATGTGACGACTGTAGCCTCTCTCACATCCTAACGTGTGGCATAATGGACTCTCCTATCGCTGAAGACCTCCACATCAAACTACCCATGCAAGGGGATCCTCCCCGGGACTTCTTGGCAGGGGTGCACCCTCCTAGCCTCTCTTCCGGCAGTTCAGCATCCGGCTCCAACTCCAGTTCTCCCATCACCATCCAGCAGCATCCGAGACTCATTCTGCCTGAAGGAGACACCAACACTTT CATTAGCGATGATGACGAAGTGCCTCCATTGTCCAGTAAGTTTGGGGACATGTACCCTATGAGTGGTTATGAGGACAACAGTATGGTGACTGCTGCTGTGAACGGTCTTCATAACGACATCAACGGGGAAGGTGAAAACGTGGCGCTAAAGACAGGG TCTCCTCGCattaccagcagcagcagctcatcgGAGGGTGACGAGGAGGAAGCTAATAGCGAGGGTGGTGGGGAGCCCCCAGGGCAGCAGGAACAGCTTTCCTCAGGAAAGACCAATAGTCCTCCACCCTCCTACAACCACCAGCAG GCAGAGCAGGTCCAGCATGCCTGCGAGTGCCACGTGTGCAACCAGGACCCCAGCTCTTCCACCCTGGGCCCCGCCACGTGTTTGCCCCCTAGTCGGCTCCACGCTGCGCCTCCTCCCCCCGCTGTTGGACACCAATTCTTCACAGACAGCAAGACCCCCCCTGCACACCCCGCCCTCCACTTGTACCCACACATCCACGGCCACTTGCCCCTACACAACTTCTCCCGGCCCCTCCTGCACCCCACACTCTACCCACCAAGCCCACCTCTCACACACAACAAG CCTCTGCCCCCCAACCCTATATCAAACCACTCGGCGGCCAAGCAGCCAGCCTTCAGTGCGTCTTTACCAGAGCATGTATACCAGAACTGCTTCGGCGGTGCGGGCAGTGCAGGTGACTGGAACAGCTCTCTGCAGTGCCTCTCGCTCAAGTTTGAGAATTTATGGGACGCTGCTGTGATGAAGAGCTGGAATCCGTCTGTGCTGTTGCCCGAATCGCTTCCAG GTGATATGCTTGGACCACCACTTGCTGATGTCCCCCTCCCTCCAACATCATCTATTTGCCCCCAAGGGGAACATGCCTCACTGCCCACGCCTCTGCCCCCTTCCTCGTCTTCTTCCTTGTCATCATCTTTGTCGTCATCCTCCTCGTCCTCATGCTCCTCTTCAGAAGCCAAAGAGCAGAAGAAGACCGGCGGCAAGAAGAAGTGTCTCTACAATTTCCAGGATGCCTTCATGGAGACGAATCGAGTGGTGATGGCTACCTCCGCCTCCACGTCCTCAGTGTCCTGCACTGCTACCACTGTCCAGTCAA ATGACGTATTTCACAATCTAGGTAAAGAGGACCACAGGCAACCCACTCCAACCACCCctagaaatggctccacaggacttacctccctccctcctctctcgGGGCCCCCGCTCCCTCCAGCACCCACTGCGCACCTTCCGATAATAGGATCACAACCCTTCCCAAAAATGGCCACTCCAGCTCCAGACTTTGCAGACTCCCACCAGGGTCATTGCCTCCCACCCACAGAACCTCTGGCCACCTCAATGGATGGGCCCATCAGTGCCCCACCCAGCGTCTGCAG TGATCCTGACTGTGAAGGCCATCGCTGTGAAGGGAATGGGGGGTACGAGCATCCGCCATATGATGGAGAGGAGAGTCAGGACGAGGACAGCTGCTCGGAGCACAGCTCTTCCACCTCCACATCCACCAACCAGAAAGAAGGAAAGTACTGTGACTGCTGCTACTGCGAATTCTTCGGACATGGCGGG CCCCCAGCTGCTCCTACCAGTCGAAACTATGCAGAAATGAGGGAGAAGCTTCGCTTACGTCTGACAAAACGCAAAGAGGAACAGCCGAAACGCGAGGAACAGCAGCCGGTGATAGAAAGAGATGGAGGGGTGGAGGACCACAGGCGGGTGGAGGACCTGTTGCAGTTTATCAACAGTGCTGATAGTAAACCCGCTTCCAGTTCTAAGGCAGCAAAACGAGCAAGGCACAAACAAAAGAAG ATGGAAGAGAAGGCCCGTCTGGAGGCGGAGGCCCGCGAAAGGgaggagcagcagttgttggaGGAACAGCAACGGCGACAGAggcaggaagaggaagaagcgCTTCAAAAAGAACTGCTCCGACTGCAGGAGCTGCAGCAACATCGCGctgccaaaaagaaaaagaaagagaaagcaaaGGAAAATACCGCTCCCCCTCACAACAATCCACAGCCCCTTAAACAGACAGCTCAGAACGTCTTAGATAATCTTCAGAATGGAaagtcacagctgcttcaaacTCTCATCCGCCTCCCTGACCAGAAGGAACCCAGATTTGACTCACTACCCCGGCCCCATTTACAGCACAGCCCAAACTGCGCTGCTGAAAAGGGGTTTACCGCTGAGACCAACATCCCCAATTCTCCACCTGACCTCCTCAACGGCACCTCCTCTCTACTCGAGGTCAGCAGTAAATCTAAGGGTAAGCAGTCCGCTAAAGTGCCCACCTCTGAGGCTGCTGTAAAGAAAGCCCCAGAGTTACCCAAGAGCTCCGATGCGCCTGTAAAGCTCGCTAATGGCGCTACCACTACAACAGACACCAAAGCAATGCGAACTAGGCCCGTTGAAGCCCTCGCTCCTCTCCCAACCAGTGAACCCCAGAGGGAGGAAAGGAGCAATAACAGAAGTGCCAGCGGTAAAAGGCAGCAACACCAACCTCTAGCCCAAacaaaggaagacaggataagcCCCCCTGTGTCAAACCCCTCTCCGTCTCCCCCTCCAACCTCCCAGTCCGAACAGACCCAGCAGAACGGCAAACCTCCGACCGCAGAGTCCCCACAGCCCAAAGGCAAGACCAAGAAgagcaagaagaagaaggcggACAAGATGAACAGCTCGATAG atgaTGTATTCCTGCCCAAAGACATCGACCTGGATAGCACTGAAATGGATGAAACGGAGAGGGAGGTGGAGTACTTCAAAAG ATTTTGCTTAGACTCTGCCCGGCAGACCCGTCAACGGCTATCCATCAACTGGTCAAACTTTAGCTTGAAGAAAGCTACGTTTGCTGCACATTGA